One window from the genome of Podospora pseudocomata strain CBS 415.72m chromosome 1 map unlocalized CBS415.72m_1.2, whole genome shotgun sequence encodes:
- a CDS encoding uncharacterized protein (EggNog:ENOG503P9SB), producing the protein MLRRPSRSATDTAYLTGSHETIKMRLPSLLAVWAIVASSMVVARPIVCPDLKRDLILKGELAPEACCSYGRCLGDVVIAMA; encoded by the exons ATGCTTCGCCGTCCCTCCCGCTCGGCGACCGACACGGCGTACTTGACAGGATCCCATGAGACCA TCAAGATGCGACTCCCTTCTCTCCTCGCCGTCTGGGCCATCGTGGCAAGCAGCATGGTCGTAGCAAGACCAATTGTCTGCCCAGAT CTAAAACGTGACCTTATCCTCAAAGGCGAGCTCGCTCCAGAGGCTTGCTGCTCCTATGGTCGATGCCTGGGGGACGTGGTGATAGCCATGGCTTGA